In one window of Prevotella sp. E13-17 DNA:
- a CDS encoding bifunctional dihydroorotate dehydrogenase B NAD binding subunit/NADPH-dependent glutamate synthase — MNKIVRKEQFSEKVFLFEIEAPLIAKSRKAGNFVIVRVGRNGERMPLTIAGANIDKGTITLVVQVVGLSSKKLAALNVGDSVADVVGPLGNPTKIENYGTVVCAGGGLGVAPMLPIIQALKAAGNRVLSVMAGRSKDLIILEDKVRESSDEVIIMTDDGSYGEKGVVTVGIEKFIEQEHVDKIFAIGPPIMMKFSNLTAQKHNIPCEVSLNTIMVDGTGMCGACRLTIGGKTKFVCIDGPEFDGSLVDWDEMFKRMGTFKREEQEELAHYEEHLDSINAEEKFEAKTTDVIMDADPTNDTIEVLTDRNAAWRKELQQSMKPKERTQIERVAMPELDPVYRATTRTEEVNIGLTKEMAMTEAKRCLDCAKPSCVEGCPVNINIPSFIKNIERGQFLAAAKVLKNTSALPAVCGRVCPQEKQCESKCIHLKMNSKPVAIGYLERFAADYERESGNVSLPEIAPANGIKIAVVGSGPAGLSFAGDMVKKGYDVYVFEALHEIGGVLKYGIPEFRLPNKIVDVEIENLAKMGVHFQTDVIIGKTISIEQLEDQGFKGIFVGSGAGLPNFMNIPGENSINIMSSNEYLTRVNLMDAANPKTDTPLNPAKSVLVVGGGNTAMDSCRTAKRLGAEVTLVYRRSEVEMPARLEEVKHAKEEGIKFLTLHNPIEYIADDQGAVKQAVLQVMELGEPDASGRRSPVPIEGKTVTLDVDQVIVAVGVSPNPLVPKSIEGLELGRKNTIVVSEKMQSSRNEIFAGGDIVRGGATVILAMGDGRRAAQNMDAYLQAKNKE, encoded by the coding sequence ATGAACAAAATCGTCAGAAAAGAGCAATTCTCAGAGAAAGTTTTTCTCTTTGAGATTGAAGCTCCACTAATTGCGAAGAGCCGCAAAGCAGGCAACTTCGTAATCGTACGCGTAGGTAGAAACGGTGAGCGCATGCCACTGACCATCGCAGGCGCAAACATTGACAAGGGCACCATTACGCTGGTAGTGCAAGTGGTGGGGCTCTCTTCCAAGAAATTGGCTGCACTGAATGTTGGTGATTCTGTAGCAGACGTAGTAGGTCCTTTGGGTAATCCAACTAAGATTGAAAACTACGGCACAGTGGTTTGTGCTGGTGGTGGACTTGGGGTTGCGCCAATGCTTCCTATTATTCAGGCCCTCAAAGCTGCAGGCAACCGTGTTCTCTCTGTGATGGCTGGCCGATCAAAAGACCTGATTATCCTTGAAGATAAAGTACGCGAAAGTTCTGACGAGGTTATCATCATGACCGACGATGGTAGCTACGGTGAGAAAGGTGTGGTAACCGTTGGCATAGAAAAATTCATTGAGCAAGAGCATGTAGATAAGATTTTTGCTATCGGTCCTCCCATCATGATGAAGTTCTCAAACCTGACAGCACAAAAGCACAACATCCCTTGCGAAGTATCGCTCAATACCATCATGGTGGATGGAACGGGTATGTGTGGTGCTTGCCGACTCACCATCGGTGGCAAGACGAAGTTCGTGTGTATCGATGGTCCTGAGTTCGATGGCTCACTCGTTGACTGGGACGAGATGTTTAAGCGCATGGGGACCTTCAAGCGTGAGGAGCAGGAGGAATTAGCACATTATGAGGAGCATCTTGACAGCATCAACGCTGAGGAAAAGTTCGAAGCCAAGACTACCGATGTCATCATGGATGCTGACCCAACCAACGACACCATAGAGGTACTCACCGACCGCAATGCCGCCTGGCGTAAGGAACTGCAGCAGAGCATGAAACCCAAGGAGCGCACACAGATAGAGCGCGTGGCAATGCCCGAACTCGATCCTGTTTATCGTGCTACCACACGTACTGAAGAAGTGAACATCGGCCTTACCAAGGAGATGGCGATGACTGAGGCTAAGCGTTGTTTGGACTGCGCTAAGCCAAGTTGTGTGGAGGGCTGTCCGGTGAACATCAACATCCCATCGTTCATCAAGAACATCGAGCGCGGACAGTTCCTTGCAGCCGCCAAGGTACTTAAGAACACCTCAGCACTTCCTGCAGTCTGTGGACGTGTTTGCCCACAAGAGAAACAATGTGAGAGCAAGTGTATCCATTTGAAGATGAACTCAAAGCCTGTTGCTATTGGCTATCTAGAACGATTTGCTGCTGATTATGAGCGTGAGAGTGGTAACGTTAGCTTGCCTGAGATCGCCCCAGCTAACGGCATTAAAATTGCAGTCGTAGGTTCTGGTCCTGCCGGACTGAGCTTTGCAGGCGACATGGTGAAGAAGGGATATGATGTCTATGTATTTGAAGCTCTACATGAAATTGGTGGAGTTCTGAAATATGGAATTCCCGAATTCCGTTTGCCCAACAAGATTGTAGACGTCGAAATCGAGAATCTTGCAAAGATGGGAGTCCATTTCCAAACCGATGTGATTATTGGTAAAACAATTAGCATCGAACAGCTTGAAGACCAGGGATTTAAAGGAATCTTTGTTGGCTCTGGTGCTGGTCTTCCCAACTTCATGAATATTCCAGGCGAAAACTCTATCAACATTATGTCAAGCAACGAGTATCTCACTCGTGTGAACTTGATGGATGCCGCCAACCCCAAGACTGACACTCCATTGAATCCTGCCAAAAGCGTACTTGTGGTAGGTGGTGGTAACACCGCCATGGATTCTTGCCGTACAGCCAAGCGCTTAGGTGCTGAAGTCACATTGGTTTATCGTCGTTCTGAGGTTGAGATGCCTGCTCGTCTTGAAGAAGTAAAACATGCCAAGGAAGAGGGCATCAAGTTTCTCACCCTGCATAACCCCATTGAGTATATTGCCGACGACCAGGGCGCCGTTAAGCAGGCCGTTCTACAAGTGATGGAGTTGGGTGAACCCGATGCATCAGGTCGCCGCAGTCCAGTTCCCATAGAAGGTAAGACGGTAACTCTCGATGTTGATCAAGTTATTGTCGCCGTTGGTGTATCTCCCAATCCGCTCGTACCAAAATCTATCGAAGGTCTTGAGTTAGGTCGAAAGAACACTATCGTAGTTTCTGAGAAGATGCAATCTTCTCGTAATGAAATTTTCGCTGGTGGTGATATCGTGCGTGGTGGTGCAACTGTTATCCTTGCCATGGGCGATGGACGTCGCGCTGCTCAAAACATGGATGCTTATTTGCAAGCAAAGAATAAAGAATAA
- a CDS encoding DMT family protein codes for MNGLYTIILLILSNVFMTLAWYGHLKLQETGISSNWPLIGIIVFSWGIAFLEYCCQVPANRMGFIGNGGPFSLVQLKVVQECISLAVFAVIANILFQGDHLHWNHILAFFLIICAVYLVFMK; via the coding sequence ATGAACGGATTATATACAATTATACTACTCATACTTAGCAATGTATTCATGACACTTGCGTGGTATGGACATCTTAAACTTCAGGAAACAGGCATTAGCAGCAATTGGCCACTCATCGGTATCATCGTATTCTCTTGGGGCATTGCTTTTCTCGAATACTGTTGTCAAGTGCCAGCCAACCGCATGGGGTTCATCGGCAATGGAGGACCATTCTCCTTGGTACAGTTGAAAGTGGTACAAGAGTGTATCTCACTGGCGGTCTTTGCTGTTATAGCTAACATTTTGTTTCAGGGAGACCATCTTCATTGGAACCATATTTTGGCTTTTTTTCTAATAATATGTGCCGTCTATCTGGTGTTCATGAAATAA
- a CDS encoding tRNA 2-thiocytidine biosynthesis TtcA family protein — MRTEIEKLEKYLRNRFVKAFATYHLIADNDYILVALSGGKDSLCLLELLAKRAKIQHPRFKVDAVHVRMENIKYETSTDYLQQFCNELGVHLHICTTHFIVDDKSTTTLISGNKKLKKQKQPCFLCSWYRRKKIFDLAQELGCNKIALGHHQDDILHTALMNLFYEGRFGTMPALLQMKKMPLQIIRPLCLIKESDIQQYAELRGYQRQIKLCPYEHESNRTFIKHLYDKVEQMNPETRHSLWNALVREGKLIENS; from the coding sequence ATGCGTACAGAAATAGAAAAATTAGAAAAGTATCTGCGCAATCGCTTTGTTAAAGCGTTTGCCACCTATCATCTTATAGCCGATAACGATTATATCCTTGTTGCCCTCTCTGGTGGCAAGGATTCTCTTTGTTTATTAGAACTATTAGCTAAACGTGCAAAAATACAACATCCCCGATTCAAGGTTGACGCGGTACATGTAAGAATGGAAAACATCAAGTACGAGACATCTACAGACTATCTGCAGCAGTTCTGCAATGAGTTAGGTGTTCATCTTCATATATGTACCACCCACTTTATTGTAGATGACAAATCAACTACAACATTAATAAGCGGAAACAAAAAACTTAAAAAACAGAAGCAACCCTGTTTTCTATGCTCATGGTATCGTCGAAAGAAAATATTTGATTTAGCACAAGAATTAGGATGTAATAAGATTGCCTTGGGGCATCATCAGGATGACATACTCCATACAGCACTCATGAATCTATTCTATGAAGGGCGATTTGGTACGATGCCAGCTCTCTTACAAATGAAAAAGATGCCTCTTCAAATCATACGTCCCCTCTGTCTCATAAAAGAATCCGACATACAGCAATACGCAGAATTGCGTGGATACCAAAGACAAATCAAATTATGTCCCTATGAACATGAGAGTAATCGCACTTTTATCAAACATTTATACGATAAAGTAGAACAAATGAATCCAGAGACACGACATAGTCTCTGGAACGCACTCGTAAGAGAAGGAAAACTAATTGAAAATTCTTAA